Within the Microbacterium terricola genome, the region CCCGCGGCGCGCGCCGGATGGGACGCGTTCCCGCCGTCGAGCCGCAAGGTCGGCATCTCCGCCGTCGACAGCGCCCGCAGGCCCGAGACGCGCGCCGCGCGGATCGCGAAGATCGCGGCCGATGCCGCAGTGGGGAAGCGCCCGTGAATCCGTTCGAGCAGACGCTCCTGCTGGTGAGCTCCGCGCTCATCACCGCCACCGCGCTGGTGGTGCTGATCGTGCAGATGGTCCGCCACCGCCGGGACGGCGGCGACTGATGGCCCTCATCCTCGGCCTGTCGGGTCTGGCCGTGCTGGCGGTCGCCCTCGTGCTGTTCCTGCGCACCCAGAAGGAGGCCTCGGCCGCCGGCGCGACGACGAACCGTCGCGGAGTGCTGATCCTGACGTTGCTCGGCCTGATGCTCGCCCTGTCCTCGCAGCTCCCGATCTTCCACTGACGCCGCCGGGCGGGCACGCCGGCAGCGGCGGGGCGACCGCTACTGCGGCGCGAGGCCCAGGTCGTCGAGGTCGATCGCGGCGAGCCACTGCAGCCCGGCGGCCTCGACCGCGGCCTGCGCGCCGGTCTTGCGGTCGACGATCACCGCGACCGCGATCGGCTCGGCCCCTTCGCGGCGCAGCGCGTCGACGGCCTTGAGGGCCGACTGCCCTGTGGTCGAGGTGTCCTCGACCACGATGACGCGCCGGCCCGCGACATCCGCCCCCTCCACCTGACGGCCGCGGCCGTGGTCCTTGGGCTCCTTGCGCACCACGAACGCGTCGAGGGGCGAGTCGGTGCGCGCCGACTCGTGCATCACCGCGTTCGCGATCGGGTCGGCGCCGAGCGTCAGCCCGCCGACCGCGACGACGCCGTCGACGTCCTTGATCAGATCGAGCATGATCCGGCCGATGGCGGGCGCCGCACGGTGGTCGAGCGTCAGCTTGCGCATATCGACGTAGTAGGTCGCCTTCTTGCCGCTGGAGAGGGTGAAGTCGCCGTGGAAGACGGCTTCGTCCTGGATGAGGCCGATGAGGGCCTGTCGATCGGCTTCGAGTTCGGGCGTGGAGGCGACGGTCATGTGGTCGAGTCTAGAAGTAGGGTCGGAGCCATCCATGGGTGCGCCATCGGCGCAGCACCCCACACAGCAAGGATCACACCGGATGACCCGCATCGGCATCGTCGCTGAGCAACCAGGGGAGACGCGGGTCGCCGCGACCCCGACCACCGTCCAGAAGCTGCACGCCCTCGGGTACGAGACCGTCATCGAGAGCGGCGCGGGTGCCGCGTCCTCCTTCCCCGACGGGGCGTATGCCGCCGCCGGCACGGTCGTCGTCGGCCGGGAGGAGGCGTGGGCGTGCGAGGTGGTGCTCAAGCTCAACCCGCCGACGCCCCGGGAGGTCGACCTGCTCGCCGATGGAGCGACGATCGTCGGGATGCTGAGCCCCGCTCTGCGTCCCGAGGTGCGCGAGTCGCTGCAGACCCGTGGGATCACGGCGCTCGCCCTCGACGCGGTGCCGCGCATCTCGCGCGCACAGTCGATGGACGTGCTCAGCTCGATGGCCAACATCTCCGGCTACCGCGCCGTCGTCGAGGCCGCGCACGAGTTCGGCCGCTTCTTCACCGGCCAGGTGACGGCGGCCGGCAAGGTGCCGCCCGCGAAGGTCCTCGTGGCCGGCGCCGGTGTGGCCGGTCTCGCCGCGATCGGCGCCGCCTCGAGCCTCGGCGCCATCGTCCGCGCGACCGACCCGCGACCCGAGGTCGCCGACCAGGTCCGCTCGATCGGAGGCGAGTACCTCCCCGTCGAGGTCGCCGAGCAGATGGCGTCGAGCGACGGCTACGCCAAGGCGACGAGCGAGGCCTACGACCGCCGCGCCGCGGAGATCTACTCGGAGCAGGCCGCGGACGTCGACATCATCATCACGACCGCGCTCATCCCCGGGCGCCCCGCACCGCGCCTCATCACCGCGGCCGACGTCGCCACCATGAAGCCGGGGAGCGTCATCGTCGACATGGCCGCCGCGCAGGGCGGCAACGTCGAGGGCTCGGTCGCCGGCGTGCGGACCGTGACCGCCGGCGGTGTGATCATCCTGGGCTACACCGATCTGGCCGGACGGCTGCCGGCCCAGGCGTCGCAGCTCTACGGCACCAACCTGGTGAATCTGATCAAGCTGCTCACGCCGGGCAAGGACGGGCAGCTGACGCTCGACTTCGACGACGTCGTGCAGCGCTCGGTCACCGTCGTGCGCGACGGCGAGTCGACGTGGCCGCCTCCGCCCGTGCAGGTGTCGGCGGTGCCGCAGGCGACGACGGATGCGGTGGCCACCGCATCCGCTCCCGCGAAGCGCACCGTCAGCCGGACGACGCGGAACACGCTCATCGGGGTCGGGCTGGCCGCGCTCTTCGCGGTGTGCGCACTGGCCCCGGCGCCGCTGCCGCAGCACGTCACCGTGCTGATGCTGTCGGTGGTGGTCGGCTTCTACGTCATCGGGAAGGTGGCGCACGCGCTGCACACGCCGCTGATGAGCGTCACCAACGCGATCTCGGGCATCATCATCGTCGGCGCGCTCGTGCAGATCACGACGCCCGACCTCACCGTGCAGATCCTCGCGGCGATCGCGGTGCTGCTGGCCTCGATCAACATCTTCGGCGGATTCGCCGTCACCCGCCGCATGCTCGCGATGTTCAGCAAGGGCTCCGACCAGAAGGGCGCACAGCGATGATCGCCGGACCCGTCGCGGGCGCCGCCTACATCGTCGCCGCCCTGCTGTTCATCCTGAGCCTCGCCGGGCTCAGCAAGCACGAGTCGGCGCGCGCCGGCGTCCGCTACGGCATCATCGGCATGGCGATCGCGCTGCTCGCGACCATCGGGCTCGTCGTGCAGACCGCGGTGTTCGGCCGGGCGGAGGGCACCGGCGCGATCGGGCTCGTCCTCCTCGTCGTGGCCATGCTCGTCGGCGGTTCGATCGGACTGTGGCGGGCGCGGGTGGTCGAGATGACCGGCATGCCCGAGCTCATCGCCCTGCTGCACTCGTTCGTCGGGCTCGCCGCCGTGCTCGTCGGCTGGAACGGCGCGCTCTACGACAGCGGCCTCACCGGCGCGCTCGACGACATCCACCACGCCGAGGTGTTCGTGGGCGTCTTCATCGGCGCGGTGACCTTCACCGGGTCGATCGTGGCGTTCCTGAAGCTGTCCGGCCGGATGCCGTCGAAGCCGCTCATGCTGCCGGGCAAGAACGCCCTCAACGTGGGCGCCCTGATCGCCTTCGTCGCCCTGACCGTCTGGTACGTCATCACTCCCGAGCTCTGGCTGCTCGTCATCGTGACGGTGCTCGCCCTCGCGCTCGGGTGGCACCTGGTCGCCTCGATCGGCGGCGGCGACATGCCCGTCGTCGTCTCGATGCTCAACAGCTACTCGGGCTGGGCGGCCGCGGCCGCGGGCTTCCTGCTGAACAACGATCTGCTGATCGTCACGGGTGCGCTCGTCGGCTCGTCCGGTGCGTATCTGTCCTACATCATGTGCAAGGCGATGAACCGCTCGTTCCTGTCGGTGATCGCCGGCGGGTTCGGCATCGAGGCTCCGCGTGCGGGCGACGAAGAGGCCGGCGAGCATCGGGAGATCGATGCCGAGACCGCCGCGGAGATGCTGAGCGCAGCATCCACCGTCGTCATCACACCCGGATACGGCATGGCGGTCGCGCAGGCCCAGTACCCGGTCGCCGAACTGGCCGGCCGGCTGCGCGACCGGGGCGTGGACGTGCGCTTCGGCATCCATCCGGTCGCCGGACGACTGCCTGGTCACATGAACGTGCTGCTCGCCGAGGCGAAGGTGCCGTACGACATCGTGCTCGAGATGGACGAGGTCAACGACGATCTGGCGGCGACGTCGGTCGTGCTCGTGATCGGCGCGAACGACACCGTGAACCCGGCAGCCGCGGAGGATCCGACCAGCCCGATCGCCGGGATGCCGGTGCTGCGGGTGTGGGAGGCCGAGAACGTCATCGTGTTCAAGCGGTCGATGGCGTCGGGCTACGCGGGGGTCCAGAACCCGCTGTTCTTCCGCGAGAACACGCAGATGCTGTTCGGCGACGCGAAGGACCGGGTCGAGGACATCCTCCGCCACCTGTGACCGCCTGCGCGGGTGGGGATTCCGCGGATCCGGGACCATAGGCTGGGGGGATGCGCCTGGCCACCTGGAACGTGAACTCCATCCGCGCGCGCGTGGCGCGCACCGTCGACTTCGCCGTGCGCGAGCACATCGACGTGCTCGCGATGCAGGAGATCAAGTGCAAGCCGGAGCAGTTCCCGTACGAGGCGTTCGAGGAGGCCGGGTACCACGTCGTCGCGCACGGGCTGAGCCAGTGGAACGGCGTCGCGATCGCCAGCCGCGAGCCCATCGAGGACGTCGAGACCGCGTTCCCCGGCATGCCGGGGTTCGCGAAGGACCACGACGGACCCGACGCGCCGCTCGAGGCCCGTGCGATCGGCGCGACGGTCGGCGGAGTGAAGGTGTGGAGCCTCTATGTGCCGAACGGGCGCGCGCTCGGCGACCCGCACTACACGTACAAGCTGCACTGGCTCGAAGCGCTCGCGGCGCACACCCGCGCCACCCTCGCGGCCTCGCCCGACCTGCCCCTCGCGCTCGTCGGGGACTTCAACATCGCGCCGACTCCGGCCGACAACGGCGACCCCGCGGTCGTCGAGGGGTTCTCCACCCACGTCTCCCCTCCCGAGCGCGCGGCGTTCGCCGATCTCGAGGCGGCGGGCCTGGCCGACGTCGTGCGCCCGCTCGTCCCCGCGGGCTTCACGTACTGGGACTACAAGCGACTGCGCTTCCCCCGCAACGAGGGCATGCGCATCGACTTCATCCTCGGCTCGCGGGCTCTGGCAGACGCCGTGACGGGCGCCGCGATCCACCGCGACGAGCGCAAGGGCGAGATCCCGAGCGACCACGTGCCCGTCGTCGTCGACCTCGACCTGGCCTCGCCGGATGACGACGACGATGTGCCGATGATCTTCGGCTGAGCCGCAGCATCCGTCCGTCGCGGGCCGACCGCGCCTCACCCGGCACCCGCTCCCCTCGTCGAAACAGGTGTTCTGGCGGACGCAGGCCATCCGGTGCCGGAAACCTCCTGCCCTCGCCAGAACAGGTGTTCTGGCGCAGCGCGCTGAGACGGCCGGGCCTGTCGCGGGCCGTCAGAGCCCGCGGTCGGGCTTGTCCATGTCGCCGGTGCGGACGGGACCGCCGGGGCCGTAGCGCAGCAGCAGCACGCCCTTCTCCGACGTGACGGCCGGCTCCAGCAGCCGCAGGGTCGCCGGCGTCGCTCCGTCCGGGAACACCTTCTTGCCCTGCCCGAGCACCACGGGGTGCACCCAGAGATTCAGCTCGTCGTAGAGGTCCTCGGCGAGCAGCGACTGCACGAAGTCCACGCTGCCGATCACGTGGGTCTCGGCGTGCTGCTCGCGCAGCCGCGCGATCTCGGCGGCGAGATCGGGACCGAGCTGCGACGAGCCCGACCACTCCAGCGTCGGCGTGCCCCGCGAGGCGACGTACTTCGGCACGCGGTTGAGGATCTCCGCGATCGGCGAATCCACACCGGAATGGGTCGGCCAGTAGGCCGCGAAGATGTCGTAGGTGCGGCGGCCGAGCAGCAGCGCGTCGAGTCGCGCGATGCCCTCTCCGACGCGCTCCCCGGCGGTGTCGTCCAGCAGCGGCGCCTGCCAGCCGCCGTACGGGAACCCGTCCGACGGGTCCTCCTCGGGTCCACCGGGTGCCTGGGCGACCCCGTCGAGGGTCGTGAACAGGTCGATCACGATGCGTCCGGTCATGGGTGCTCCTCCGTGTTGTCGGCGATACCCATGCTTCCGGGCGAGACCCGTTCTGTGAAGGTGGGTCTCGACGCGGACGGCGGGTCTCGACGACAGACGGATGCTGTCGCCCCACGCACAGCGATGCCCCGACCCGCGAGGGGCCGGGGCATCCGGGTGCTGGAACGGGTGTTACGCGGAGACCGTCGCCGGTGCGTACCGGTCGACGAGTGCGACGAACGCCTCGAGGTAGGCCACCAGGAAGGCGGCGGTCTCGGGGCTCGTGACCTCGCCCTCGTCGGTGATGAGGCCGGGCGTGG harbors:
- a CDS encoding exodeoxyribonuclease III, translating into MRLATWNVNSIRARVARTVDFAVREHIDVLAMQEIKCKPEQFPYEAFEEAGYHVVAHGLSQWNGVAIASREPIEDVETAFPGMPGFAKDHDGPDAPLEARAIGATVGGVKVWSLYVPNGRALGDPHYTYKLHWLEALAAHTRATLAASPDLPLALVGDFNIAPTPADNGDPAVVEGFSTHVSPPERAAFADLEAAGLADVVRPLVPAGFTYWDYKRLRFPRNEGMRIDFILGSRALADAVTGAAIHRDERKGEIPSDHVPVVVDLDLASPDDDDDVPMIFG
- the pyrE gene encoding orotate phosphoribosyltransferase translates to MTVASTPELEADRQALIGLIQDEAVFHGDFTLSSGKKATYYVDMRKLTLDHRAAPAIGRIMLDLIKDVDGVVAVGGLTLGADPIANAVMHESARTDSPLDAFVVRKEPKDHGRGRQVEGADVAGRRVIVVEDTSTTGQSALKAVDALRREGAEPIAVAVIVDRKTGAQAAVEAAGLQWLAAIDLDDLGLAPQ
- a CDS encoding dihydrofolate reductase family protein codes for the protein MTGRIVIDLFTTLDGVAQAPGGPEEDPSDGFPYGGWQAPLLDDTAGERVGEGIARLDALLLGRRTYDIFAAYWPTHSGVDSPIAEILNRVPKYVASRGTPTLEWSGSSQLGPDLAAEIARLREQHAETHVIGSVDFVQSLLAEDLYDELNLWVHPVVLGQGKKVFPDGATPATLRLLEPAVTSEKGVLLLRYGPGGPVRTGDMDKPDRGL
- a CDS encoding Re/Si-specific NAD(P)(+) transhydrogenase subunit alpha, with translation MTRIGIVAEQPGETRVAATPTTVQKLHALGYETVIESGAGAASSFPDGAYAAAGTVVVGREEAWACEVVLKLNPPTPREVDLLADGATIVGMLSPALRPEVRESLQTRGITALALDAVPRISRAQSMDVLSSMANISGYRAVVEAAHEFGRFFTGQVTAAGKVPPAKVLVAGAGVAGLAAIGAASSLGAIVRATDPRPEVADQVRSIGGEYLPVEVAEQMASSDGYAKATSEAYDRRAAEIYSEQAADVDIIITTALIPGRPAPRLITAADVATMKPGSVIVDMAAAQGGNVEGSVAGVRTVTAGGVIILGYTDLAGRLPAQASQLYGTNLVNLIKLLTPGKDGQLTLDFDDVVQRSVTVVRDGESTWPPPPVQVSAVPQATTDAVATASAPAKRTVSRTTRNTLIGVGLAALFAVCALAPAPLPQHVTVLMLSVVVGFYVIGKVAHALHTPLMSVTNAISGIIIVGALVQITTPDLTVQILAAIAVLLASINIFGGFAVTRRMLAMFSKGSDQKGAQR
- the pntB gene encoding Re/Si-specific NAD(P)(+) transhydrogenase subunit beta encodes the protein MIAGPVAGAAYIVAALLFILSLAGLSKHESARAGVRYGIIGMAIALLATIGLVVQTAVFGRAEGTGAIGLVLLVVAMLVGGSIGLWRARVVEMTGMPELIALLHSFVGLAAVLVGWNGALYDSGLTGALDDIHHAEVFVGVFIGAVTFTGSIVAFLKLSGRMPSKPLMLPGKNALNVGALIAFVALTVWYVITPELWLLVIVTVLALALGWHLVASIGGGDMPVVVSMLNSYSGWAAAAAGFLLNNDLLIVTGALVGSSGAYLSYIMCKAMNRSFLSVIAGGFGIEAPRAGDEEAGEHREIDAETAAEMLSAASTVVITPGYGMAVAQAQYPVAELAGRLRDRGVDVRFGIHPVAGRLPGHMNVLLAEAKVPYDIVLEMDEVNDDLAATSVVLVIGANDTVNPAAAEDPTSPIAGMPVLRVWEAENVIVFKRSMASGYAGVQNPLFFRENTQMLFGDAKDRVEDILRHL